In Micromonospora sp. WMMA1363, a genomic segment contains:
- a CDS encoding 4'-phosphopantetheinyl transferase superfamily protein produces MATGLPAEGTCLLWWAPIADPGDAELLSLLDEGERQRHAGFGDPAGRNAFLTARAVTRLALGLLLGVAPEALRFRATCKGCGGPHGKPTLWSPAAPARFSVSHSGRWCVIAVARGTEVGVDVERIGLRRDTIPLRALASEERKALVSHDEADRLPVFVRYWTRKEALLKATGDGLMVDPAAIMVTRPDQPAGLLRWAAEPAPPATPHLADLAAPPGYAAALASLGRPLAASIRDGGLLVDRFRRSAGTDTTPIAGTVPP; encoded by the coding sequence ATGGCGACCGGACTCCCGGCGGAGGGCACCTGCCTGCTCTGGTGGGCACCGATCGCCGACCCCGGCGACGCCGAGCTGCTCTCGCTGCTCGACGAGGGGGAGCGTCAGCGGCACGCGGGGTTCGGTGACCCGGCGGGACGCAACGCATTCCTCACCGCGAGGGCCGTCACCCGGCTGGCGCTCGGGCTCCTGCTCGGTGTCGCCCCGGAGGCCCTGCGGTTCCGTGCGACCTGCAAGGGGTGTGGCGGGCCGCATGGCAAGCCAACGCTGTGGTCACCGGCGGCACCGGCACGCTTCTCCGTCTCGCACTCCGGGAGATGGTGTGTGATCGCCGTCGCCCGCGGCACCGAGGTCGGGGTGGACGTCGAGCGAATCGGTCTCCGCCGCGACACGATCCCGTTGCGCGCGTTGGCGTCCGAGGAACGGAAGGCACTCGTCAGCCACGACGAGGCCGACCGGTTACCCGTGTTCGTCCGGTACTGGACCAGGAAGGAGGCACTGCTCAAGGCGACCGGCGACGGCCTGATGGTGGACCCGGCGGCGATCATGGTGACCCGGCCCGACCAGCCGGCCGGTCTACTGCGCTGGGCCGCCGAGCCCGCTCCCCCGGCCACGCCCCACCTCGCCGACCTCGCGGCACCCCCCGGCTACGCGGCCGCGCTGGCAAGCCTGGGCCGACCGCTCGCGGCGTCGATCCGCGACGGCGGTCTGCTCGTCGACCGATTCCGGCGCTCGGCCGGCACCGATACGACACCCATCGCCGGCACCGTGCCTCCGTAA